A region from the Vanacampus margaritifer isolate UIUO_Vmar chromosome 5, RoL_Vmar_1.0, whole genome shotgun sequence genome encodes:
- the ehd2b gene encoding EH domain-containing protein 2b, protein MSRWGRKNVKKAPEVIRTVTEGLKSLYRKKLLPLEQYYGFHDFHSLSLEDADFDNKPMVLVVGQYSTGKTTFIKYLLEQEIPGSRVGPEPTTDCFTAIMHGDVESVIPGNALIVDPNKPFRKLNPFGNTFLNRFQCAQMSNQVLESISIIDTPGILSGAKQRVSRGYDFPAVLRWFAERVDRIILLFDAHKLEISDEFSEAIGALKGNEDKLRVVLNKADMVGTQQLMRVYGALMWSLGKVFGTPEVLRVYIGSFWSEPLMVSDNRKLFELEEEDLFTDIQNLPRNAALRKLNDLVKRARLVRVHAHIISYLKQEMPSVFRKDNKKKNLIYQLPVIFSKIQLQHNISAGDFPDCAKMQEQLMVHDFSKFKTLKPNLMAALDELLSVDIAKLMPLLRQEELEAGEQPGVQGGAFLGTRAGPFGEGDPFGDENEEAGEGCEQEPDRWVVTKDKPKYDEIFYNLAPNEGKLSGTKAKDWMVSSRLPNSVLGRIWKLSDVDRDGMLDEEEFALASHLIEVKLEGHGLPPELPTRLVPPSKRRQKGSDA, encoded by the exons ATGTCACGCTGGGGGCGTAAGAACGTAAAGAAGGCGCCGGAGGTGATCCGCACGGTGACCGAGGGCCTCAAGTCGCTATACCGCAAGAAGCTGCTGCCGTTGGAGCAGTACTACGGCTTCCACGACTTCCACTCACTCAGCCTGGAGGACGCCGACTTCGACAACAAGCCCATGGTGCTGGTGGTGGGCCAGTACTCCACCGGGAAGACCACCTTCATCAA GTACCTGCTGGAGCAGGAGATTCCCGGCAGCCGCGTGGGACCCGAACCCACCACCGACTGCTTCACCGCCATCATGCACGGCGATGTGGAGAGCGTCATTCCTGGGAACGCCCTCATCGTGGACCCCAACAAGCCCTTCCGGAAGCTCAACCCCTTTGGGAACACCTTCCTCAACAG GTTCCAGTGCGCCCAGATGTCCAATCAGGTGCTGGAGAGCATCAGCATCATCGACACGCCCGGAATCCTCTCAGGAGCCAAGCAGAGAGTGAGCCGAG GCTACGACTTCCCCGCCGTGCTACGCTGGTTCGCCGAGCGCGTGGACCGCATCATCCTGCTCTTCGACGCCCACAAGCTGGAGATCTCGGACGAGTTCTCGGAGGCCATCGGCGCGCTGAAGGGCAACGAGGACAAGTTGCGGGTGGTCCTCAACAAGGCTGACATGGTGGGCACCCAGCAGCTCATGAGGGTCTACGGCGCCCTGATGTGGTCCTTGGGCAAGGTGTTCGGCACCCCCGAGGTTCTGAGGGTCTACATCGGCTCCTTTTGGTCCGAGCCGCTCATGGTGTCGGACAACCGGAAGCTGTTCGAGCTCGAGGAGGAGGATCTGTTCACCGACATCCAGAACCTTCCTCGCAACGCGGCTCTGCGCAAGCTCAACGACCTTGTGAAGAGGGCGCGTCTGGTCCGG GTGCACGCTCACATCATCAGCTACCTGAAGCAGGAGATGCCGTCGGTGTTCAGGAAGGACAACAAGAAGAAGAACCTCATCTACCAGCTGCCCGTCATCTTCTCCAAGATACAACTGCAGCACAACATCTCTGCCGGAGACTTCCCTGACTGCGCCAAGATGCAG GAGCAACTGATGGTCCACGACTTCAGCAAGTTCAAAACCCTGAAGCCCAACCTGATGGCGGCCCTGGACGAGCTGCTGTCGGTGGACATCGCCAAGCTGATGCCGCTTCTGCGCCAGGAGGAGCTGGAGGCCGGCGAGCAGCCCGGCGTGCAGGGCGGCGCCTTCCTGGGCACCCGCGCCGGACCCTTCGGCGAGGGCGACCCCTTCGGCGACGAGAACGAAGAAGCGGGCGAGGGCTGCGAGCAAGAGCCCGACAGGTGGGTGGTGACCAAGGACAAGCCCAAGTACGACGAGATCTTCTACAACCTGGCGCCCAACGAGGGCAAGCTGAGCGGCACCAAGGCCAAGGACTGGATGGTCAGTTCCCGCCTGCCCAACTCGGTTCTGGGCCGCATCTGGAAGCTGTCTGACGTGGACCGGGACGGCATGCTGGACGAGGAGGAGTTCGCCCTGGCCAGCCACCTGATCGAAGTCAAGCTGGAGGGCCACGGTCTGCCCCCGGAGTTGCCCACCCGCCTGGTGCCGCCCTCCAAGCGCAGGCAGAAAGGTTCCGACGCGTGA